Genomic segment of Coffea arabica cultivar ET-39 chromosome 1e, Coffea Arabica ET-39 HiFi, whole genome shotgun sequence:
TGTCTAAGAGGGTTCATTCTATCTTTGTACTTCGCTTATTCAATGACTGTTTTGCCACGACTTTCCTTCATGCTGCTTTGTTTTTCCTACTCAAACAAAAGTGGCATCTAGGTCTGATTATTTTCAGGTAGAGTTCACAGGCTTCTTTCTTGGTGGTTTCTGCAAGTGTTTCCTTATACATTAAGTACTTCTTCGTTAAGATGGGCACGATTCTGTTCTTGTTAGTACAGCGCAGCTGTTTCTGTAAAGATGAATGTGCTTCTTTATGCTCCTGCTTTGTTAATCCTCATGTTGCAGGTATACTAGCTTTGGCCATGTTTATTGAAAGTTTGGATCTGGTGAAAGCATTTGTAGAGCACATTTTTATTGCTGCTTTTGTTAAACTTAAAATGCAGGCTATGGATGTTTTTGGAGTAATATCTGCTTTAGCAGGTGCAGCATTAGTACAGGTGCTTATTGTTAAACTATGTTTACCTGGATATACAAGATGTAGTCGAATGTTCTTTAAATTTATATGGCTAGAAAAGattatttagatatttattCATCTGTTAATCGTTTTCCATGTTAGGTGAGTTGGATTTTGACTTCAGTCAATTAAACATGGAGGTCTCTCCAGCTGAAATCTGCATATGCTTCTGTTTTTCACTGAGAGATGGTTCTGCAGATACTCTTGGGGCTCCCATTTTTATTAACGCATCCAGTTGCATATCTTTCAAAAGCTTTTAACCTGGGACGTGTCTTCATCCACTTCTGGTAATTCTTTCAAATTCATGAAATTCATCAAAAAGGAGGGAAGTAGCATGCCCTTATTCCTAATGTTTGCTGAGATTAATCTTATTTTCTATGTGTTATATTTAGCTTGGCCTTTCACACAATTAAGAAAGCATTTGTTTTTTGTGATGGCCATGTATCTAGGTTCTAAATAATTGTTTATTTCATGGGTTTGTGTTTGTGaagttttattttgttattttctcTCATCTTGCTGGCATTCATAGAATGCTGAATACAAGTTCTCTTTGACTTGGTCTACTAATAGAATGTTGATTGGAAACTAACTATGTCTTTGTCACAGGTCTGTTAATTTCAAATTCGTTCCTGAACCAACATTTATATCAAGAGAATTTGCTGTTGCTCTGCTGGTTGCTCATCTTGGTTTGCTTACTGTTTTTGCCCATTATAGATGGTGCAGGTGAGTACGGTTCTTGTAAAATTGCCTTTACTGTTAATGGATCCGTAGGCACGCATTGAAGGATATCTTTGGCCAGTACTTTTGAATTCTCTTGTCCAGTATAATGAAAACCAAATAAGCTTGCCTGTGCTTTATGAAGAGAGAGTGGGGAAAAGGCATTGAGCTTATTGTTTTCTTATCATTTACCTTTTAGAAAGTAACATAGTGAGGGAAGGGTTGGGATGACCCTCTTTTGACTCTTGGGGAAGTCAGCATAGCTTGTGAAAGGAGTGCTTCCACTGTTCAGATAGAAGTCTTTTTTGTGGAATAGATGTTTGCAGGCTTTTAACTTGAAGATGTGgcctcatttatttttgtttcttcagGCATGAAGGAGGATTGCCTTCTCTCTTGCGGCTAAAAATTGCTGAGCTAAGTTCTTTTTCAATGACAAGGTTTTACTGTACTAGTTCAACAACGAAACTTCTCCGAACAGAGTGTAAGTGAAGCTCCATGTATTTGtcctccttttttctcttttaacttTTGTCTCCTCTAGGACGCTCGTCCCTGTTCTCCTTTTAGACTTTCAAGTTCTACAATGCTTGTATAACTTTTTGTATTCCCGTTCAGATATTGCGACTACTATGTTTGTTGGGAACTTCATTGGCATTGTATGTGCACGTTCGTTGCATTATCAATTCTATTCCTGGTGAGTTCTACATGGTTTTTTGTATCTTCTCTTCTGCATTTTGTGAAGGGAGGAGTCAATAAACAGTAGGTTGTAGACTGCTAGTTGCCATGCCCTGCAGCACTGAAGATGGAGTGCTGGGTTGACCAACCCCTTCCAGTTAACCTCTAGTTTGCCAGTTTTAGGTTGTATTTATCCTCTACATGAGTTTTGGTTACCTCCCCTGATAGGTTGCCTTAGCTATGAACTTAATGGATTACTGCATCTTTTAATGCACTTGGGTGTTCATTAGCGCTTCAAAATATATTAATCATGTGGTGctattttggaaatgatttgtTCAGCTTCAGTTGCGCAGGTATGTAAGTAATGTTTAACAGCGAGAGGTGCTTTCTGGCGCAGGTACTTTTATAGCTTGCCTTATCTGTTGTGGAAAACCCCGTTTCCCACATTGCTGCGGTATGGTTCATCTTGGGTGGCGaaaaatcttttgttttttttcccgCGTTATGTGGTTACCTATCATGGATTTGATGACAAAAATCTTTTCTTCTGCAGTTTAACTTTGTTTGTGGTGGTAGAGTTGTGCTGGAACGTGTATCCTTCCAATGTTTATTCATCTCTGTTGCTTTTGGTAGTCCACTTAGTTGTGTTAGGGGGGCTCTGGACTGCTTCACCTGGAAATCCATATGCTGATGATCCAAATAGTAGATTGACAACCAAAAAGAAACAACCATGAGGCTCGGGGGGCTTTTTCTGCTTGTTCGGAATTTTGTAATCTTGGATGATACTCCTCCATAGAACAACAAATGGAAGAGAAGTCTTCGTTTTTTGGGACTCCATGAACGAGTTGATTTGCGTTAATGgtaatagctttttttttttgggg
This window contains:
- the LOC113734771 gene encoding dol-P-Man:Man(5)GlcNAc(2)-PP-Dol alpha-1,3-mannosyltransferase isoform X1 — encoded protein: MSQVSGFLEGERDYGNLKGDTGPLVYPAGFLYIYSALQHVTRGQVYPAQILFGLLYIVNLAIVLSIYVKTSVVPWWALSLLALSKRVHSIFVLRLFNDCFATTFLHAALFFLLKQKWHLGLIIFSAAVSVKMNVLLYAPALLILMLQAMDVFGVISALAGAALVQILLGLPFLLTHPVAYLSKAFNLGRVFIHFWSVNFKFVPEPTFISREFAVALLVAHLGLLTVFAHYRWCRHEGGLPSLLRLKIAELSSFSMTRFYCTSSTTKLLRTEYIATTMFVGNFIGIVCARSLHYQFYSWYFYSLPYLLWKTPFPTLLRLTLFVVVELCWNVYPSNVYSSLLLLVVHLVVLGGLWTASPGNPYADDPNSRLTTKKKQP
- the LOC113734771 gene encoding dol-P-Man:Man(5)GlcNAc(2)-PP-Dol alpha-1,3-mannosyltransferase isoform X4, coding for MSQVSGFLEGERDYGNLKGDTGPLVYPAGFLYIYSALQHVTRGQVYPAQILFGLLYIVNLAIVLSIYVKTSVVPWWALSLLALSKRVHSIFVLRLFNDCFATTFLHAALFFLLKQKWHLGLIIFSAAVSVKMNVLLYAPALLILMLQAMDVFGVISALAGAALVQILLGLPFLLTHPVAYLSKAFNLGRVFIHFWSVNFKFVPEPTFISREFAVALLVAHLGLLTVFAHYRWCRHEGGLPSLLRLKIAELSSFSMTRFYCTSSTTKLLRTEYIATTMFVGNFIGIVCARSLHYQFYSCCAGM
- the LOC113734771 gene encoding dol-P-Man:Man(5)GlcNAc(2)-PP-Dol alpha-1,3-mannosyltransferase isoform X2, encoding MSQVSGFLEGERDYGNLKGDTGPLVYPAGFLYIYSALQHVTRGQVYPAQILFGLLYIVNLAIVLSIYVKTSVVPWWALSLLALSKRVHSIFVLRLFNDCFATTFLHAALFFLLKQKWHLGLIIFSAAVSVKMNVLLYAPALLILMLQAMDVFGVISALAGAALVQILLGLPFLLTHPVAYLSKAFNLGRVFIHFWSVNFKFVPEPTFISREFAVALLVAHLGLLTVFAHYRWCRHEGGLPSLLRLKIAELSSFSMTRFYCTSSTTKLLRTEYIATTMFVGNFIGIVCARSLHYQFYSCFSCAGM
- the LOC113734771 gene encoding dol-P-Man:Man(5)GlcNAc(2)-PP-Dol alpha-1,3-mannosyltransferase isoform X3, with protein sequence MSQVSGFLEGERDYGNLKGDTGPLVYPAGFLYIYSALQHVTRGQVYPAQILFGLLYIVNLAIVLSIYVKTSVVPWWALSLLALSKRVHSIFVLRLFNDCFATTFLHAALFFLLKQKWHLGLIIFSAAVSVKMNVLLYAPALLILMLQAMDVFGVISALAGAALVQILLGLPFLLTHPVAYLSKAFNLGRVFIHFWSVNFKFVPEPTFISREFAVALLVAHLGLLTVFAHYRWCRHEGGLPSLLRLKIAELSSFSMTRFYCTSSTTKLLRTEYIATTMFVGNFIGIVCARSLHYQFYSWYVSNV